A single region of the Pseudomonas granadensis genome encodes:
- the pcaG gene encoding protocatechuate 3,4-dioxygenase subunit alpha, with protein MTLNATTSHTVGPYYHIGLTWLNREDLANEQTLGERVAITGQVVDGNGDVVNDAMLEVWQANAAGKYDHPEDHQDKPLDPHFEGFGRVPVDGEGRFRFTTIKPGTVPGLKGTTQAPHLVVLVFARGLVKHLLTRIYFEGEPANVDDPLLECVPAERRQTLLAKPDASGVYQWNVILQGTEAETVFFDY; from the coding sequence ATGACGCTCAATGCGACCACGTCCCACACCGTCGGGCCGTATTACCACATCGGCCTGACGTGGCTGAACCGCGAAGACCTTGCCAATGAGCAGACCCTCGGCGAACGCGTGGCGATCACTGGGCAGGTGGTGGATGGCAACGGCGACGTCGTCAACGACGCCATGCTCGAAGTCTGGCAGGCCAACGCCGCGGGCAAATACGACCACCCGGAAGATCATCAGGACAAACCGCTGGACCCCCACTTCGAAGGCTTCGGCCGAGTGCCGGTGGACGGCGAAGGGCGATTCCGCTTCACCACGATCAAACCGGGCACCGTGCCGGGTCTGAAAGGCACGACCCAGGCGCCGCACTTGGTGGTGCTGGTATTTGCCCGTGGCCTGGTCAAGCACTTGCTGACGCGGATCTACTTCGAAGGCGAACCGGCCAACGTCGATGACCCGCTGCTCGAATGCGTACCCGCCGAACGCCGCCAAACCTTGCTGGCCAAGCCGGATGCGTCAGGCGTTTATCAATGGAATGTGATACTGCAAGGCACCGAGGCCGAGACAGTGTTCTTCGATTACTGA
- the emhC gene encoding efflux RND transporter outer membrane subunit EmhC, with product MSKSLLSIAVAAFVLSGCSLIPDYQQPEAPVAGQYPQGPAYSPAQAPAQTAAEQGWKQFFHDPALQQLIQVALENNRDLRVAALNIDAYAAQYRIQRADLFPAVSANGAGSRQRLPARASQIGEAGITSSYSATVGISAYELDLFGRVRSLSEQALQQYFATEEARRSTQISLVANVANAYLTWQADKELLKLTQDTLGAFEESYKLTSRSNEVGVASALDLAQSRTSVENARAQLARYTRQVAQDENSLTLLLGTGIPANLQTAKPLSDDLLSDVPAGLPSDLLQRRPDILQAEYNLKAANANIGAARAAFFPSISLTANAGSLSPDLSGLFKGGSGTWLFQPQINLPIFNAGSLRASLDYARIQKDIGVANYEKSIQTAFQEVADGLAARQTYTEQLQAQRDFVQANQDYYRLAERRYRIGVDSNLTFLDAQRQLFSAQQALITDRLAQLTSAVNLYKALGGGWNAQTAQNEPLKEEAPKMKLF from the coding sequence ATGAGCAAGTCGCTACTCTCCATCGCAGTCGCCGCCTTCGTGCTGAGCGGTTGCTCGCTGATACCTGACTATCAGCAGCCTGAGGCTCCGGTCGCAGGCCAGTACCCGCAGGGGCCGGCGTATTCGCCGGCCCAGGCACCGGCGCAGACCGCTGCCGAGCAGGGCTGGAAGCAGTTTTTCCATGACCCGGCGCTGCAACAGCTGATCCAGGTAGCTCTGGAAAACAACCGCGACCTGCGTGTCGCGGCACTGAACATCGACGCGTACGCGGCTCAATACCGCATCCAGCGCGCCGATCTTTTCCCGGCGGTGTCGGCCAATGGTGCCGGCAGTCGCCAGCGTCTGCCGGCCCGTGCCTCGCAGATCGGTGAAGCCGGTATCACCAGTTCGTACTCGGCCACGGTCGGCATCAGCGCCTACGAACTCGACCTGTTCGGTCGGGTGCGCAGCCTGAGCGAGCAAGCGCTGCAACAATACTTCGCCACCGAAGAAGCACGGCGCAGCACGCAGATCAGTCTGGTCGCCAACGTCGCCAATGCCTACCTGACCTGGCAAGCGGACAAGGAACTGCTCAAGCTGACCCAGGACACCCTCGGTGCCTTCGAAGAAAGCTACAAGCTGACCAGCCGCAGCAACGAGGTCGGTGTGGCCTCGGCGCTGGATCTGGCGCAGTCACGCACTTCCGTGGAAAACGCCCGGGCACAACTGGCGCGTTATACCCGCCAGGTTGCGCAGGATGAAAACAGCCTGACCCTGCTGCTTGGCACCGGTATTCCGGCCAATCTGCAGACGGCCAAGCCGCTGTCCGATGACCTGCTCAGCGATGTGCCGGCCGGTCTGCCTTCGGACCTGCTGCAGCGGCGTCCGGACATTCTTCAGGCCGAATACAACCTGAAGGCCGCCAACGCCAACATCGGCGCGGCGCGTGCAGCGTTCTTCCCGAGCATCAGCCTGACCGCCAACGCAGGCAGCCTGAGCCCGGACCTGTCCGGCCTGTTCAAGGGCGGTTCGGGAACGTGGCTGTTCCAGCCGCAGATCAACCTGCCGATCTTCAACGCCGGCAGCCTGCGCGCCAGCCTCGACTACGCCAGGATCCAGAAGGACATTGGCGTGGCGAACTACGAGAAGTCCATTCAGACGGCCTTCCAGGAAGTCGCCGACGGCCTCGCCGCCCGCCAGACCTACACCGAGCAACTGCAAGCGCAGCGTGACTTCGTGCAGGCCAACCAGGATTACTACCGCCTGGCCGAGCGTCGCTACCGCATCGGCGTCGACAGCAACCTGACCTTCCTCGACGCCCAGCGTCAGTTGTTCAGCGCGCAACAGGCGCTGATCACCGACCGACTCGCGCAGCTGACCAGTGCGGTCAACCTGTACAAGGCCTTGGGCGGCGGCTGGAATGCGCAGACCGCGCAGAACGAACCGCTGAAAGAAGAAGCACCGAAGATGAAGCTGTTCTGA
- the pcaD gene encoding 3-oxoadipate enol-lactonase: MAFVQLADGELHYQIQGPAQAPVLVLSNSLGTDLHMWDAQMPAFTEHFRVLRFDTRGHGQSLVTEGPYSIEQLGHDVLGLLDALHIERAHFCGLSMGGLIGQWLGINAGHRLHKLIVCNTAAKIGDPSVWNPRIETVLRDGAAAMVALRDASIARWFTPDFSAAHPEAAKNITDMLAATNPQGYAANCAAVRDADFREQLASINVPLLVIAGSEDAVTPPSGGHFIRDNVRGAQYAEFYAAHLSNVQAGADFSDRVLAFLNAR; the protein is encoded by the coding sequence GTGGCTTTCGTTCAACTCGCCGATGGCGAACTGCATTACCAGATTCAAGGGCCGGCGCAGGCGCCGGTGCTGGTGCTGTCGAACTCGCTGGGCACCGACCTGCATATGTGGGACGCGCAGATGCCGGCGTTCACCGAGCATTTTCGCGTGCTGCGTTTCGACACCCGCGGCCACGGTCAATCGCTGGTGACCGAAGGGCCGTACAGCATCGAGCAGCTCGGCCACGACGTGCTCGGGTTGCTGGATGCGCTGCACATCGAGCGCGCGCACTTCTGCGGCTTGTCGATGGGCGGGCTGATCGGTCAGTGGCTGGGGATCAATGCCGGGCATCGTTTGCACAAGCTGATCGTCTGCAACACCGCAGCAAAAATCGGCGACCCGTCGGTATGGAATCCACGTATCGAAACCGTACTGCGTGACGGTGCGGCAGCGATGGTCGCGCTGCGTGATGCGTCGATTGCGCGCTGGTTCACGCCTGACTTTTCAGCAGCGCATCCCGAGGCGGCGAAGAACATTACCGACATGCTCGCCGCGACAAATCCACAAGGTTATGCGGCCAACTGCGCAGCGGTGCGCGATGCCGATTTCCGTGAACAACTGGCTTCGATCAACGTGCCGTTGCTGGTAATCGCCGGCAGCGAAGATGCGGTGACGCCGCCGTCCGGTGGGCATTTCATTCGCGACAACGTACGCGGTGCGCAGTACGCCGAGTTCTACGCGGCGCACCTGTCCAACGTACAGGCTGGCGCTGATTTCAGTGATCGAGTTCTGGCGTTTCTGAACGCTCGATAA
- a CDS encoding OprD family porin, with protein sequence MKASSAPCALPGLIALALAGAALPAAAEEAGFVEGAKVNLNLRNFYINRNFTNPTKAQGKAEEWTQSFILDAKSGFTQGTVGFGMDVLGLYSVKLDGGKGTGGTQLLPLDRDGRPADNFGRTNVAFKAKFSQTEAKVGEWMPVLPILRSDDGRSLPQTFRGGQITSKEIDGLTLYGGQFRANSPRDDSSMSDLSMTGKAAFTSDRFNFQGGEYLFNDKRTQIGLWNAQLKDIYSQQYLNVLHSQPLGDWTLGANLGFFYGKEDGSARAGDLDNKTWYAMFSAKFGGSTFYVGLQKLTGDSAWMRVNGTSGGTLANDSYNASYDNAQERSWQLRHDYNFAAAGIPGLTLMNRYISGDNVHTGTITDGKEWGRESELGYTVQSGTLKDLNVRWRNSTMRRDFSNNEFDENRLIVSYPISLL encoded by the coding sequence ATGAAAGCTTCCTCTGCGCCCTGCGCACTTCCTGGTCTGATCGCTTTGGCCCTGGCCGGCGCGGCCCTGCCCGCCGCAGCCGAAGAAGCCGGTTTCGTCGAAGGCGCCAAGGTCAACCTGAACCTGCGCAATTTCTACATCAACCGCAACTTCACCAACCCGACCAAGGCCCAGGGCAAGGCTGAAGAGTGGACGCAAAGTTTCATCCTCGACGCCAAATCCGGTTTCACCCAAGGCACCGTCGGCTTCGGCATGGACGTGCTGGGTCTGTACTCGGTCAAGCTTGATGGCGGTAAAGGCACGGGCGGCACGCAACTGTTGCCGCTGGATCGCGACGGTCGCCCGGCCGATAACTTCGGCCGCACCAACGTGGCGTTCAAAGCGAAGTTTTCCCAGACTGAAGCGAAGGTCGGCGAGTGGATGCCGGTGCTGCCGATCCTGCGTTCGGACGACGGCCGTTCGCTGCCACAGACCTTTCGCGGCGGTCAGATAACCTCAAAGGAAATCGACGGCCTGACTCTGTATGGCGGCCAGTTCCGCGCCAACAGCCCGCGTGATGACAGCAGCATGAGCGACCTGTCGATGACCGGCAAAGCCGCGTTCACTTCCGACCGATTCAACTTCCAGGGCGGCGAATACCTGTTCAACGACAAGCGGACGCAGATCGGTTTATGGAACGCCCAGCTCAAGGACATCTACAGCCAGCAGTACCTCAATGTGCTGCACAGCCAGCCGCTCGGCGACTGGACCCTGGGCGCCAATCTCGGCTTCTTTTATGGCAAGGAGGACGGCAGCGCCCGCGCTGGTGATCTGGATAACAAGACCTGGTACGCAATGTTCTCGGCCAAATTCGGCGGCAGCACCTTCTACGTCGGCCTGCAGAAACTCACCGGCGACAGCGCTTGGATGCGCGTCAACGGCACCAGCGGCGGCACCCTGGCCAACGACAGCTACAACGCCAGTTACGACAATGCCCAGGAACGCTCCTGGCAGTTGCGTCACGACTACAACTTCGCCGCTGCCGGCATCCCCGGCCTGACCCTGATGAACCGCTACATCAGCGGTGACAACGTGCACACCGGCACCATCACCGACGGCAAGGAATGGGGCCGCGAATCGGAACTGGGCTACACCGTGCAGAGCGGCACGCTCAAGGATTTGAACGTCAGATGGCGCAACTCGACCATGCGCCGGGATTTCAGCAACAACGAGTTCGACGAGAACCGCTTGATCGTCAGCTACCCGATCAGCCTGCTGTAA
- the pcaC gene encoding 4-carboxymuconolactone decarboxylase — protein MDEKQRYDEGMQVRRAVLGDAHVDRSLTTLTEFNCEFQEMITRHAWGDIWTRPGLPRHTRSLITIAMLIGMNREGELKLHLRAAANNGVSRGEIKEVIMQSAIYCGIPAANATFHLAESVWDELGVESREK, from the coding sequence GTGGACGAGAAACAACGTTACGACGAAGGCATGCAGGTCCGCCGCGCGGTGTTGGGCGATGCCCATGTCGACCGCAGCCTGACCACGCTGACCGAGTTCAACTGCGAATTCCAGGAGATGATCACCCGCCACGCCTGGGGCGATATCTGGACACGCCCAGGCTTGCCGCGCCACACCCGCAGCCTGATCACCATCGCCATGCTGATCGGTATGAACCGCGAAGGCGAACTGAAACTGCACCTGCGCGCCGCCGCCAACAACGGCGTGAGCCGCGGCGAGATCAAGGAAGTGATCATGCAGAGCGCGATCTACTGCGGGATCCCGGCGGCGAACGCGACGTTTCATCTGGCCGAATCGGTGTGGGATGAACTCGGGGTTGAATCCCGGGAGAAATGA
- a CDS encoding MFS family transporter has protein sequence MTTTTSHYTGEERSKRIFAIVGASSGNLVEWFDFYVYAFCAIYFAPAFFPSDNPTVQLVNTAGVFAAGFLMRPIGGWIFGRVADKHGRKKSMLISILMMCFGSLLIACLPTYNSIGVWAPILLLFARLLQGLSVGGEYGTTATYMSEVALKGQRGFFASFQYVTLIGGQLLAVSLVVVLQQFLNEDELRAYGWRIPFVVGAVAALISLFLRRSLKETTNEETRAHKDAGSISALFRDHKAAFITVLGYTAGGSLIFYTFTTYMQKYLVNTAGMHAKTASYIMTGALFLYMYMQPLFGMLADRIGRRNSMLWFGALGTLFTVPILLSLKSVSSPFLAFVLITVALAIVSFYTSISGLVKAEMFPPEVRALGVGLAYAVANAIFGGSAEFVALSLKNIGMENSFYWYVTAMMAIAFLFSLRLPKQAAYLHHDL, from the coding sequence ATGACCACCACCACTTCCCATTACACCGGCGAGGAGCGCAGCAAGCGCATCTTTGCCATTGTCGGCGCCTCGTCCGGCAACCTCGTCGAATGGTTCGACTTCTACGTCTACGCCTTCTGCGCGATCTATTTCGCCCCGGCGTTTTTCCCTTCCGACAACCCGACGGTGCAACTGGTCAACACCGCTGGCGTGTTCGCCGCTGGCTTCCTGATGCGCCCGATCGGCGGCTGGATTTTCGGCCGGGTCGCCGACAAGCACGGGCGCAAGAAATCGATGCTCATCTCGATTCTGATGATGTGCTTCGGCTCGCTGCTGATCGCGTGCCTGCCGACCTATAACTCCATCGGCGTCTGGGCGCCGATCCTGTTGCTGTTCGCACGGCTGCTGCAAGGTCTATCGGTCGGCGGCGAGTACGGCACTACCGCGACTTACATGAGCGAAGTCGCGCTCAAGGGCCAGCGCGGATTTTTCGCCTCGTTCCAGTACGTGACCTTGATCGGCGGGCAATTGCTGGCGGTGTCGCTGGTGGTGGTGTTGCAGCAGTTTCTCAACGAAGACGAACTGCGTGCCTACGGCTGGAGGATTCCATTTGTGGTCGGTGCAGTGGCGGCGCTGATTTCGCTGTTCCTGCGGCGCTCGTTGAAGGAAACCACCAACGAAGAAACCCGCGCGCACAAAGATGCCGGCAGCATCAGCGCACTGTTCCGCGATCACAAGGCCGCGTTCATCACCGTGCTCGGTTACACCGCCGGTGGCTCGCTGATTTTCTACACCTTCACCACTTACATGCAAAAGTACCTGGTGAATACCGCGGGCATGCACGCCAAGACCGCCAGCTACATCATGACCGGCGCGCTGTTCTTGTATATGTACATGCAGCCGCTGTTCGGCATGCTCGCCGACCGGATCGGCCGACGCAACTCGATGCTCTGGTTCGGCGCCCTCGGTACGCTGTTCACCGTGCCGATTCTGCTCAGTCTGAAAAGCGTCAGCAGCCCGTTCCTCGCCTTCGTGTTGATAACCGTGGCGCTGGCGATCGTCAGCTTCTACACCTCGATCAGCGGTCTGGTGAAAGCCGAAATGTTCCCGCCGGAAGTTCGCGCCCTCGGCGTCGGGCTGGCCTACGCGGTGGCCAACGCGATCTTCGGTGGCTCGGCGGAATTCGTCGCCCTGAGCCTGAAAAACATCGGCATGGAAAACTCGTTTTACTGGTACGTGACGGCGATGATGGCGATCGCGTTCCTGTTCAGTTTGCGCTTGCCGAAACAGGCGGCGTATTTGCACCACGATCTCTAA
- a CDS encoding 3-carboxy-cis,cis-muconate cycloisomerase has translation MTQRPGNQLFDAYFTARNMREVFCDQGRVQAMLDFEAALARAEARVGLVPASAVAPIAAACDARLYDFAALGEAIATAGNSAIPLVKALGKRIAATDAEAERYVHLGATSQDVMDSGLVLQLRQALLLIENELAQLADSLAGQAQRFATTPLAGRTWLQHATPVTLGMKIAGWLGAVTRSRQRLQELKPRLLVLQFGGASGTLAALGQHALPIAEALAEELQLRLPEQPWHTQRDRIVEFGAVLGLIAGSLGKFGRDISLLMQTEAAEVFEPAAPGKGGSSTMPHKRNPVGAAVLIGAATRVPGLVSTLFSAMPQEHERSLGLWHAEWETLPEICCLVSGSLQQARLLADGLEVDAERMGRNLELTQGLVLAEAVSIVLAQRVGRDTAHHLLEQCCKRAVAEQRHLRAVLGDEPQVTAELSDAELDELLNPAHYLGQAHVWVERAVAEHNALTV, from the coding sequence ATGACTCAGCGACCGGGCAATCAATTGTTCGATGCCTATTTCACCGCCCGCAATATGCGTGAGGTGTTCTGCGATCAGGGCCGGGTGCAGGCGATGCTCGATTTCGAGGCCGCGCTGGCCCGGGCCGAGGCGCGCGTCGGACTGGTTCCGGCGTCTGCCGTGGCACCGATTGCGGCGGCATGTGATGCGCGGCTGTATGACTTCGCCGCACTCGGCGAGGCGATTGCCACGGCTGGCAATTCGGCGATTCCGCTGGTCAAGGCGCTGGGCAAGCGGATAGCCGCGACAGACGCCGAAGCCGAGCGCTACGTGCATCTGGGCGCGACCAGTCAGGACGTGATGGATTCCGGGCTGGTCCTGCAACTGCGTCAGGCGCTGCTGCTGATCGAAAACGAACTGGCGCAACTGGCCGATTCGCTCGCCGGTCAGGCCCAACGGTTTGCCACGACGCCGCTGGCCGGGCGCACCTGGCTGCAGCACGCGACGCCGGTGACTCTCGGCATGAAGATCGCTGGCTGGCTCGGCGCGGTGACGCGCAGTCGTCAACGTCTGCAAGAACTGAAACCGCGCTTGCTGGTCCTGCAATTTGGCGGTGCGTCGGGGACACTGGCGGCGCTGGGGCAACACGCTCTGCCAATCGCCGAAGCCCTGGCCGAAGAGCTGCAACTGCGCCTGCCGGAACAACCGTGGCACACCCAACGTGATCGCATCGTCGAGTTCGGCGCTGTGCTGGGATTGATCGCCGGTAGCCTTGGCAAATTCGGCCGCGACATCAGCCTGTTGATGCAGACCGAGGCCGCTGAGGTCTTCGAACCCGCAGCGCCGGGCAAGGGCGGTTCTTCGACCATGCCGCACAAACGCAACCCGGTCGGCGCGGCGGTGCTGATCGGTGCGGCGACGCGGGTGCCGGGGCTGGTCTCGACATTGTTCAGCGCCATGCCCCAGGAACATGAACGCAGCCTCGGTTTGTGGCACGCCGAATGGGAAACCCTGCCGGAGATCTGCTGCCTGGTGTCCGGTTCGCTGCAACAGGCACGCTTGCTGGCTGACGGCCTGGAAGTCGATGCCGAGCGCATGGGCCGCAACCTCGAATTGACCCAAGGGCTGGTGCTGGCCGAAGCGGTGAGCATCGTGCTTGCACAACGGGTCGGCCGCGACACGGCGCATCATCTGCTCGAACAATGCTGCAAGCGCGCGGTGGCCGAGCAACGGCATCTGCGCGCGGTGCTCGGTGACGAACCGCAGGTCACCGCCGAGCTGAGCGATGCTGAACTCGATGAGCTTCTGAACCCCGCGCATTACCTCGGTCAGGCCCACGTCTGGGTCGAGCGCGCGGTGGCCGAACACAACGCTTTGACTGTCTGA